The Coffea eugenioides isolate CCC68of chromosome 8, Ceug_1.0, whole genome shotgun sequence genome has a segment encoding these proteins:
- the LOC113781385 gene encoding protein CHROMOSOME TRANSMISSION FIDELITY 7-like → MVAKLEVPKSGKVLNKKRKYAQFYLELGQSDFLLHACTICGFKYAKGDEGDEKVHKTFHKNYTHGIQFKGWRNERVIYVPSLDTGRVIIVLSDDPPAQRSKVQDVVKMMEMDLGDGWIFHQHCKVYLFVSSGRVTGCLVAEPIEKAYRIVSSSTGKKSQDQNGKGGRENSVVLQFGEVSFQREIVRKNNSAKGKEMCDSVTGEILCEKEAVPASCGIRAIWVTPSNRRKHIASHLLDAVR, encoded by the exons ATGGTAGCAAAACTGGAGGTGCCCAAGTCTGGAAAAGTTcttaataaaaagagaaaatacgCACAGTTTTATTTGGAATTAGGTCAGTCTGATTTTCTGCTGCACGCTTGTACAATTTGTGGATTTAAGTATGCCAAAGGTGATGAAGGGGATGAAAAGGTTCACAAAACATTTCACAAGAATTACACTCACGGCATTCAGTTTAAG GGGTGGCGAAATGAAAGAGTTATATACGTTCCTTCGCTTGACACTGGGCGTGTTATCATAGTGTTAAGCGATGACCCTCCTGCTCAAAGAAGCAAG GTTCAGGATGTTGTTAAGATGATGGAGATGGATCTTGGGGATGGGTGGATATTTCATCAGCACTGCAAG GTGTATCTGTTTGTATCTTCTGGAAGAGTTACTGGCTGTCTAGTTGCAGAACCAATAGAGAAGGCCTATCGGATTGTTTCAAGCTCAACAGGAAAAAAGTCTCAGGATCAAAATGGAAAAGGAGGAAGAGAGAATTCAGTGGTTCTCCAATTTGGTGAAGTGAGCTTCCAAAGAGAAATAGTGAGAAAGAATAACTCTGCCAAAGGCAAGGAAATGTGTGATTCAGTCACTGGAGAGATCTTATGTGAGAAGGAAGCTGTACCTGCTAGTTGTGGTATAAGGGCCATTTGGGTTACTCCTTCCAACAGAAGGAAGCACATCGCGAGTCACTTGCTGGATGCTGTGAGGTAA